A region of the Burkholderia savannae genome:
CTTCCAGGTCGCCGGGCCGCTGAACATCCAGCGCTCGCCGCAGGGGCAGCCGGTGATCTTTCAGGCGGGCTCGTCGGACGCGGGGATCGCGCTCGCGGGCAAGTACGCGGACGCGGTGTTCACGCATTCGCCGTCGCTCGACGAGACGCGCGCGTTCACGCAGCGCGTGAAGGACAGCGCGCTCGCGCACGGCCGCCGCGCCGGCGACGTGAAGATCTTCCCCGGCATCGGGCCGATCGTCGGGCGCACGGCGGCCGAAGCGGAGGACAAGTACCGCGCGATCCGCGATCTGCTGACGATCGACGACGCGCTCGCGTACCTCGGCCGCTACTTCGACCATCACGATTTCACGCAGTACCCGCTCGACGCGCCGTTCCCGGCGCTCGGCGACATCGGCCGCAACAGCTTTCGCTCGACGACCGATCGCATCAAGGCCGACGCGCGCGCGAAGGGGCTCACGCTGCGCGAGACGGCGCTTGCCGTCGCGACGCCGCGTCCGCAGTTCATCGGCGCGGCGCAAGACGTCGCCGACGCGCTGATCCGCTGGATCGACGCGGGCGCGGCCGACGGCTTCATCCTCGGCTTCGCGGTGCAGGCGCAGGGGCTCGACGATTTCGTCGAGCTCGTGATTCCGGCGCTCGAGGCGCGCGGCCGCTACCGGCGCACGCTCGCCGGCAGCACGCTGCGCGATCA
Encoded here:
- a CDS encoding LLM class flavin-dependent oxidoreductase, translated to MTQSSIPFGIMLQGAGSHMNAWRHPSNPPDASVNLDFMLRVARKAEANGIAFAFVADGLYINEKSIPHFLNRFEPISLLSALAAATSKIGLAGTVSTSYSEPFTVARQFASLDLLSGGRAGWNVVTTPLEGTAKNYGTKHPEHELRYEIADEYLSVAQGLWDSWDDDAFVRDRASGRFFDRDKLHALDHAGRFFQVAGPLNIQRSPQGQPVIFQAGSSDAGIALAGKYADAVFTHSPSLDETRAFTQRVKDSALAHGRRAGDVKIFPGIGPIVGRTAAEAEDKYRAIRDLLTIDDALAYLGRYFDHHDFTQYPLDAPFPALGDIGRNSFRSTTDRIKADARAKGLTLRETALAVATPRPQFIGAAQDVADALIRWIDAGAADGFILGFAVQAQGLDDFVELVIPALEARGRYRRTLAGSTLRDHLGLPRKESRRAAAEVA